Proteins encoded by one window of Thermus caldifontis:
- a CDS encoding cytochrome c-type biogenesis protein, whose protein sequence is MRAWALLFLFLLGAWAQGGSASPPPDLPPEVFAIARELRCPVCQGESAAESNSGVAVEMRRLIAEMLQEGKTKDEIKAFFVERYGEWILYEPPKRGVTLWVWVLPVLGLALLGLGLFAYFRPKKPLPPELLEEAERRLKEPPA, encoded by the coding sequence GTGAGGGCTTGGGCGCTTTTGTTTCTGTTCCTCCTGGGGGCTTGGGCCCAGGGTGGCTCCGCCTCTCCGCCCCCCGACCTTCCTCCAGAGGTTTTCGCCATCGCCCGGGAGCTCCGCTGCCCCGTGTGCCAGGGGGAGTCGGCGGCGGAGAGCAACTCCGGGGTGGCGGTGGAGATGCGCCGTCTCATTGCGGAGATGCTCCAGGAGGGCAAAACCAAGGACGAGATCAAGGCCTTCTTCGTGGAACGCTACGGGGAGTGGATCCTCTACGAGCCCCCTAAGCGGGGGGTGACCCTTTGGGTCTGGGTGCTTCCGGTTTTGGGTCTCGCCCTTTTGGGCCTGGGGCTTTTTGCCTACTTCCGGCCCAAGAAACCCCTGCCTCCTGAGCTATTGGAGGAGGCGGAGCGCCGGCTTAAGGAGCCTCCGGCATGA
- a CDS encoding heme exporter protein CcmB, which translates to MKRVLLLALRDLRLEVRDRSGLLSVLAFFAVMLFIMALALGPEEGPLRRAAPGVLWVALAFGSTLLSTRAFALEVEEGTLDDLLLTPGGKEWIYFGKLLFQMLLLLPLALLSLFMAAGLFYLPLERLLSLFLTLALGVLGYASVATFYAGLLARLKGREVLLPLLLFSLVVPVVLASVRATMGLVEGLPLGEVSPWWQLLLVFDVVYLTASALLFPLVMEG; encoded by the coding sequence GTGAAGCGGGTTTTGCTTTTGGCCTTACGGGACCTGCGCCTCGAGGTCCGGGACCGCTCGGGGCTCCTTTCCGTTCTAGCCTTCTTTGCGGTGATGCTCTTCATCATGGCCCTGGCCTTGGGCCCGGAGGAGGGCCCTTTGCGCCGGGCGGCTCCCGGGGTGCTTTGGGTGGCCTTGGCCTTCGGGAGCACCCTGCTTTCCACCCGGGCCTTTGCCCTCGAGGTGGAGGAGGGCACCTTGGACGACCTCCTCCTGACCCCGGGGGGCAAGGAGTGGATCTACTTCGGTAAGCTGCTTTTCCAGATGCTCCTTTTGCTTCCCCTGGCCCTTTTGTCCCTCTTCATGGCGGCAGGCCTTTTTTATCTGCCTTTAGAGCGCCTCCTCTCCCTCTTTCTGACCCTGGCCCTTGGGGTTTTGGGCTACGCCAGCGTGGCCACCTTCTACGCGGGCCTCCTAGCCCGCCTTAAGGGGCGGGAGGTTCTCCTTCCCCTCCTTCTTTTCTCCTTGGTGGTGCCCGTGGTTCTGGCTTCCGTGCGGGCCACCATGGGCCTGGTGGAGGGATTGCCCCTAGGGGAGGTGTCCCCGTGGTGGCAGCTCCTTTTGGTCTTTGATGTGGTCTACCTTACCGCCAGTGCCCTTCTTTTCCCCTTGGTTATGGAAGGTTAG
- a CDS encoding c-type cytochrome, giving the protein MVKRVLILLALLGLAVGARYNLGTPISEELVAQYDLRPVVLPDGRGLPPGEGKVEEGERIYAEKCASCHGARGEGYPFNRLVAEPFPITPDAEPAEFAIGNYWQYATTLYDYIRRAMPFGAEGTLTNEEVYHLVAFLLYMNGIIDAHDPINQKTLPQVKMPARELLQLDPETKRRFPWLTLP; this is encoded by the coding sequence ATGGTTAAGCGCGTCCTGATCCTTTTGGCCCTTTTGGGCCTAGCGGTGGGAGCCCGGTACAATCTGGGCACCCCTATCTCCGAGGAGCTGGTGGCCCAGTACGACCTTAGGCCCGTGGTCCTCCCCGATGGCCGGGGGCTTCCCCCGGGGGAGGGGAAGGTGGAGGAAGGGGAGCGCATTTACGCGGAAAAGTGCGCCTCCTGCCACGGGGCTCGAGGGGAGGGGTACCCCTTCAACCGCTTGGTGGCGGAGCCCTTCCCCATTACCCCGGACGCCGAACCCGCGGAGTTCGCCATTGGCAACTACTGGCAGTACGCCACCACCCTTTACGACTACATCCGCCGGGCCATGCCCTTTGGGGCCGAAGGCACCCTCACCAATGAGGAGGTTTACCACCTGGTGGCCTTCCTCCTGTACATGAACGGGATCATCGACGCCCATGACCCCATCAACCAGAAGACCCTGCCCCAGGTGAAGATGCCCGCCCGGGAACTTTTGCAGTTGGACCCTGAAACCAAACGCCGCTTCCCCTGGCTTACCTTGCCCTAG
- the ccmE gene encoding cytochrome c maturation protein CcmE, producing the protein MKAKYLIGLLLILGALAYLIFGGLGQNLVYFLTPSEYLQDQARYQNRPVRLGGLVKEGTVHYDKDGLELRFILTDGVAEVPVVHKGTPPGMFKEGQGVVVEGRFGEGVFHGTNLLVKHSETYQAPKAGWTPEEVRKLIEEAK; encoded by the coding sequence ATGAAGGCGAAGTACCTGATCGGCCTCTTGCTGATCCTGGGGGCCTTGGCCTACCTCATCTTTGGCGGCTTGGGCCAGAACCTGGTCTACTTCCTCACCCCCTCCGAGTACCTCCAGGACCAGGCCCGCTACCAAAACCGCCCCGTGCGCCTGGGGGGTTTGGTGAAGGAGGGAACGGTCCACTACGACAAGGACGGGCTGGAGCTCCGCTTCATCCTCACCGATGGGGTGGCGGAGGTGCCCGTGGTGCACAAGGGTACGCCTCCGGGCATGTTCAAGGAAGGGCAGGGGGTGGTGGTGGAAGGGCGCTTTGGGGAAGGGGTCTTCCACGGGACCAATCTCTTGGTAAAGCACTCGGAAACCTACCAGGCCCCCAAGGCGGGCTGGACCCCGGAGGAAGTGCGCAAGCTGATTGAGGAGGCCAAATGA
- a CDS encoding ubiquinol-cytochrome c reductase iron-sulfur subunit, whose product MKRRELLFYIPVAVAGGFFLWLGVRTYNLRFRPRPTVGEPVWREGPRVAVARRGELGIWQAKAFAYPLPLGSLKAFLLRLPEPVLGGLSWEGEHYLALSRICTHQGCTVNFVPDPEVASILYNFRYERPFLGCPCHFGAFDPLLGGKAVYGPPRYPLPRLRLEAQGDTLYATGHEVPLRPMEGS is encoded by the coding sequence ATGAAGCGGCGGGAGCTCCTCTTCTACATTCCCGTGGCGGTGGCGGGGGGGTTTTTCCTCTGGCTTGGGGTGCGCACCTATAACCTCCGCTTCCGCCCTAGGCCCACGGTGGGGGAGCCGGTCTGGAGGGAGGGGCCAAGGGTAGCGGTGGCCCGGCGGGGGGAGCTGGGAATATGGCAGGCCAAGGCCTTTGCCTACCCCTTGCCCTTGGGGTCGTTAAAGGCCTTTCTCCTCCGCCTGCCGGAGCCGGTTTTGGGGGGGCTTTCCTGGGAAGGGGAGCACTACCTGGCCTTAAGCCGCATCTGTACCCACCAGGGGTGCACCGTGAACTTTGTGCCCGACCCCGAGGTGGCCTCTATCCTCTATAACTTCCGCTACGAGAGGCCCTTTTTGGGCTGCCCCTGCCACTTTGGCGCCTTTGATCCCCTCCTTGGGGGGAAGGCGGTGTACGGCCCGCCCCGCTACCCTTTGCCTCGCCTGCGCCTCGAGGCCCAAGGGGATACCCTCTACGCCACCGGGCACGAGGTGCCCCTAAGGCCCATGGAAGGTTCTTAG
- a CDS encoding heme lyase CcmF/NrfE family subunit produces the protein MTPALLGNLGVSLALAFSLLGLALALLAYHQGDGRFLKGARALVLPAFLAALAAFLALEWALLTHDFSLAYVARNHSVQDPLWVTLVTPWAALEGSILLWGLLQTLYTLLASRKPLDPWRASLVLAVLFGIQVFFFGVMATIASPFQTLPNPPADGVGPNPLLQNHWMMAVHPVLMYLGFVGLSVPFAYAVAAMVVRRYQTWVGETRWWTLIAWGFLTAGKVAGMWWSYEVLGWGGYWAWDPVENASFIPWLLATAFLHTAIVQETRGAFKAWNFAFVTLAFAATVLGTFLTRSGVIQSVHAFAEGPVGPAFLGAFLFFTALGLGLLSRVSREVRDTVVFRPLSREGTLLLGAFFFAGWALVVVLGTFYPLLVEAFAGAKVSVGAPFFNQVSAPIGAGILLLMGVGPILPWRRPKAEVFRNLYVLLAVLLLGTLLGLFRGYTLGASLAVGLFLYNTLAILLLVREGVGARVKAGLSPWGFLENRRRVGSLVVHFAVALMGLGIAFSQTYRLEGEKTLYRGQAWEVGGVRMEFLGVRALDEGRRFAVEASLRTDRFGEVRPRLHFYPQMNSPLPAPKVVYTPGNDYYFLLMDFDRERGEWASIRLIVTPLVFWMWVAGGLMALGTLYILWPVARREELKGVSPA, from the coding sequence ATGACCCCGGCCCTCTTGGGCAACCTGGGTGTAAGCCTGGCCCTAGCCTTTAGCCTCCTGGGCCTGGCCCTTGCCCTTCTCGCCTACCACCAGGGGGATGGGCGCTTCCTGAAGGGGGCCAGGGCCCTGGTCCTGCCCGCCTTCTTGGCGGCTTTGGCTGCCTTCTTGGCCCTGGAATGGGCCCTGCTCACCCACGACTTCAGCCTGGCCTACGTGGCCCGCAACCACTCGGTCCAGGACCCCCTTTGGGTCACCTTGGTGACCCCCTGGGCGGCCCTCGAGGGGAGCATCCTCCTTTGGGGGCTCCTGCAAACCCTCTACACCCTTCTTGCCAGCCGCAAGCCTTTAGACCCATGGCGGGCCTCCTTGGTGCTGGCGGTGCTCTTCGGCATCCAGGTTTTCTTCTTCGGGGTCATGGCCACCATCGCCAGCCCCTTCCAGACCCTCCCCAACCCTCCCGCCGACGGCGTGGGGCCTAACCCCCTCTTGCAGAACCACTGGATGATGGCCGTCCACCCGGTCCTCATGTACCTGGGCTTCGTGGGCCTCAGCGTGCCCTTCGCCTATGCGGTGGCAGCTATGGTGGTGCGCCGTTACCAGACCTGGGTGGGGGAGACCCGCTGGTGGACCCTGATCGCCTGGGGCTTCCTCACCGCGGGGAAGGTGGCGGGGATGTGGTGGAGCTATGAGGTCTTGGGCTGGGGTGGGTACTGGGCCTGGGACCCGGTGGAAAACGCCTCCTTCATCCCCTGGCTTCTGGCCACCGCCTTCCTGCACACCGCCATCGTGCAGGAGACCCGGGGGGCCTTTAAGGCCTGGAACTTCGCCTTCGTGACCCTGGCCTTCGCCGCCACGGTGCTGGGCACCTTTCTCACCCGTAGCGGGGTGATCCAGTCGGTGCACGCCTTCGCCGAGGGGCCGGTGGGACCCGCTTTCTTGGGGGCCTTCCTCTTCTTCACCGCCTTGGGCCTGGGTCTCCTTTCCCGGGTGAGCCGGGAGGTGCGGGACACCGTGGTCTTCCGGCCCCTTTCCCGGGAGGGGACCTTGCTTCTCGGGGCCTTTTTCTTCGCCGGCTGGGCCTTGGTGGTGGTGCTCGGCACCTTTTACCCCCTGTTGGTGGAGGCCTTTGCTGGGGCCAAGGTGAGCGTGGGGGCGCCCTTTTTCAACCAGGTTTCCGCACCCATAGGGGCAGGGATCCTCCTCCTCATGGGCGTGGGGCCCATCCTGCCTTGGCGAAGGCCCAAGGCGGAGGTCTTCCGAAACCTGTACGTGCTCCTGGCTGTCCTTCTCCTGGGGACCCTGCTTGGGCTTTTCCGGGGGTATACCCTGGGGGCTTCCTTGGCGGTGGGGCTTTTCCTCTACAACACCCTGGCCATCCTCCTCCTGGTGCGGGAGGGGGTGGGGGCCCGGGTTAAGGCGGGGCTTTCCCCATGGGGCTTCTTGGAAAACCGTAGGCGGGTGGGGAGCTTGGTGGTGCACTTTGCCGTGGCCCTCATGGGGCTTGGCATCGCCTTCAGCCAGACCTACCGCCTGGAGGGCGAGAAGACCCTTTACCGGGGCCAGGCCTGGGAGGTGGGGGGGGTGCGCATGGAGTTTTTGGGGGTGCGGGCCCTGGACGAGGGAAGGCGGTTTGCCGTGGAGGCTTCCTTGCGCACGGACCGCTTCGGGGAGGTGCGGCCCAGGCTCCACTTCTACCCCCAGATGAACTCCCCCCTGCCGGCCCCCAAGGTGGTCTACACCCCGGGCAACGACTACTACTTCCTCCTCATGGACTTTGACCGGGAAAGGGGGGAGTGGGCCTCCATCCGGCTCATCGTCACCCCCTTGGTCTTCTGGATGTGGGTGGCGGGGGGGCTTATGGCCTTGGGCACCCTTTACATCCTCTGGCCGGTGGCCAGGCGGGAGGAGCTTAAGGGGGTGAGCCCGGCGTGA
- a CDS encoding ABC transporter ATP-binding protein yields the protein MLLRLQAISKRFGRDWVVRDLSFTLQRGEVVALLGPNGSGKTTLLRLMAGLLKPTRGKVERLGQALFLANPPAFHRRLTAREHLLYDLAFHGKGGDWREALARFGLPEDLPLLAFSSGMRKRLALARLSLLAPDIWLLDEPETALDREGRGLLLATLAEARKGAGIVLATHDRHLAEEVADRALELGAA from the coding sequence ATGTTGCTTCGCCTTCAGGCCATCTCCAAACGCTTTGGTCGGGACTGGGTGGTGCGGGACCTTTCCTTCACCCTGCAAAGGGGGGAGGTGGTGGCCCTTTTGGGGCCGAACGGCTCGGGGAAGACCACCCTTTTGCGCCTCATGGCGGGGCTCTTAAAGCCCACCCGGGGGAAGGTGGAGCGGCTGGGCCAAGCCCTTTTCCTGGCTAACCCTCCCGCTTTCCACCGCCGCCTCACCGCCCGGGAACACCTCCTTTACGACCTGGCCTTCCACGGAAAGGGGGGGGACTGGCGGGAAGCCTTGGCCCGCTTCGGCCTACCTGAGGACCTTCCCCTTCTGGCCTTTTCCAGCGGCATGAGGAAGAGGCTCGCTCTGGCCCGCCTCAGCCTTTTAGCTCCCGATATCTGGCTTCTGGACGAGCCGGAAACCGCCTTGGACCGGGAGGGGCGAGGGCTTTTGCTGGCCACCCTGGCTGAGGCCCGCAAGGGGGCGGGGATCGTTTTGGCCACCCACGACCGCCACCTGGCGGAGGAGGTGGCGGACCGGGCCCTGGAACTGGGGGCGGCATGA
- a CDS encoding TlpA family protein disulfide reductase, with translation MQRNPKELPSVLAKERRPAPDFTLPVLPPYRAEWGETFRLSDHLGKRPVVLNFWASWCYPACYEEAPVLEATWRRYKDQVLFVGINTQDKEGEALRFIQQFGLTFPQVFDPRGRVGVDYGMYGVPETFVIDGEGRVMVRHAGAIDQASLEKYLKEVLP, from the coding sequence ATGCAGCGCAACCCCAAGGAGCTTCCCTCGGTCCTGGCCAAGGAGCGCCGCCCGGCCCCCGACTTTACCTTGCCCGTATTGCCTCCTTACCGGGCGGAGTGGGGGGAGACCTTTAGGCTTTCCGACCACCTGGGGAAAAGGCCCGTGGTCCTAAACTTCTGGGCCAGCTGGTGCTACCCCGCCTGCTACGAGGAGGCCCCGGTCCTCGAGGCCACCTGGCGCCGGTATAAGGACCAGGTGCTCTTTGTGGGCATCAACACCCAGGACAAGGAAGGGGAGGCGCTTCGCTTCATCCAGCAGTTTGGCCTCACCTTCCCCCAGGTTTTTGACCCTAGGGGCCGGGTGGGGGTGGACTACGGCATGTACGGGGTTCCGGAAACCTTCGTCATCGACGGGGAGGGCCGGGTAATGGTGCGGCATGCGGGGGCCATAGACCAGGCCAGCTTGGAGAAGTACCTGAAGGAGGTGTTGCCGTGA
- a CDS encoding c-type cytochrome: protein MMATLIFLVFFLFGLYVALRPLWGPKEPFSEPPRREELLRELEILKEEVQNLEGEEKKLALARMVELERALDGWRPPKPRPFNPWPVVLALGVVVLLGVGLWRYTLPRLPGETTVTARAEARELKALQDKAKRTGEVADLLAWGRRAYELQAFDQAAEAYLEVLKKDPRNVEAVRRVGILLFMGGRPDEAEMFLQIAQHADPKAAEGWLFLGNIYFQKGQTQEAIAAWERYLEVGGEARERVEGLIAMARAQAQGGKDGRSVYQARCAACHGAEAQGGVGPKLQGNPILKAPEAVREIVLKGRGQMPAVPLDEGELKALLDYLSSL from the coding sequence ATGATGGCAACCCTTATCTTTCTGGTTTTCTTTCTCTTCGGCCTGTACGTGGCCTTGAGGCCTCTGTGGGGGCCTAAGGAACCCTTCTCCGAGCCCCCTAGGCGGGAGGAGCTCCTAAGGGAGCTTGAGATCCTTAAAGAAGAGGTGCAGAACCTGGAAGGGGAGGAGAAGAAGCTGGCCCTAGCCCGGATGGTGGAGCTGGAACGGGCCTTGGACGGCTGGCGCCCCCCAAAGCCTCGTCCCTTCAACCCCTGGCCCGTGGTCCTGGCCCTGGGGGTGGTGGTCCTCCTGGGGGTGGGGCTTTGGCGCTACACCCTGCCCAGGCTTCCCGGGGAGACCACGGTGACCGCCAGGGCCGAGGCTCGGGAGCTTAAGGCCCTGCAGGACAAGGCCAAGCGCACCGGGGAGGTGGCCGACCTCCTGGCCTGGGGTAGGCGGGCCTATGAGCTCCAGGCCTTTGACCAGGCGGCGGAGGCTTACCTGGAGGTCCTCAAGAAGGACCCCAGGAACGTGGAGGCGGTGCGGCGGGTGGGGATCCTCCTTTTCATGGGGGGAAGGCCCGACGAGGCAGAGATGTTTCTACAGATCGCCCAGCACGCCGACCCCAAGGCCGCCGAGGGCTGGCTCTTTCTGGGCAACATTTACTTCCAAAAAGGCCAGACCCAGGAGGCCATCGCCGCCTGGGAGAGGTACCTGGAGGTGGGGGGGGAGGCCCGGGAGAGGGTGGAGGGCCTCATCGCCATGGCCCGGGCCCAGGCCCAGGGGGGGAAGGATGGGAGGAGCGTCTACCAGGCCCGTTGCGCCGCCTGCCACGGGGCGGAGGCCCAGGGGGGAGTGGGGCCTAAGCTCCAGGGAAACCCCATCCTGAAGGCCCCGGAGGCGGTGAGGGAGATCGTGCTGAAGGGCCGGGGCCAGATGCCGGCGGTACCCCTGGACGAGGGAGAGCTGAAGGCCCTTCTGGACTACTTGTCTAGCCTATGA
- the soxC gene encoding sulfite dehydrogenase, with protein sequence MDRRKFFRLLGAGGVLGLLKAKAQAAPWDEDTFAPMRTLGAPLSEYGQRSPFEEGVVRYISPNLRTRHSGADFAPLEKLEGVITPNGLHFERHHGGVPQVDPAKYRLVIHGMVERPLVFTLEDLKRFPSVTRTYFIECAGNGQNGYRNPPDPNLTATRSRGLASNASWTGVPLALLLKEAGVKPEAKWLIPEGMDAAAYTRSLPLEKAMEDVLVAYAQNGEALRPEQGYPVRLVVPGWEGSIQVKWLRRILVTDLPAMAKDETSEYTDVMADGKVWAFTWIMDPESIITYPSGLQQIKPGFHEIRGLAWSGYGRITKVEISFDEGKTWRQATLEPPVERYAFVRFKMPWHWDGKEVVLWSRAWDEKGNTQPTREEFFKKWGRNNRYHYNAIQAWRILSDGRVVNGDRPLGQQAFGPMGGCGGEVFDG encoded by the coding sequence ATGGACCGAAGGAAGTTCTTCCGGCTTTTGGGTGCAGGAGGCGTGCTGGGCCTCCTTAAGGCTAAGGCCCAGGCGGCCCCTTGGGACGAGGACACCTTCGCCCCCATGAGGACCCTGGGGGCCCCCCTTTCCGAGTACGGCCAGAGGAGCCCCTTTGAGGAAGGTGTGGTGCGCTACATCTCCCCCAACCTGCGCACCCGCCACTCCGGAGCGGATTTTGCCCCCTTGGAGAAGCTGGAGGGGGTCATCACCCCCAACGGCCTGCACTTTGAACGGCACCATGGCGGCGTGCCCCAGGTAGACCCCGCCAAATACCGCCTGGTGATCCACGGGATGGTGGAAAGGCCCTTGGTCTTCACCCTGGAAGACCTCAAGCGCTTCCCCTCCGTGACCCGCACCTACTTCATTGAGTGCGCCGGCAACGGGCAAAACGGCTACCGTAACCCCCCCGACCCCAACCTCACCGCCACCCGGAGCCGGGGCCTGGCCTCCAACGCCAGCTGGACGGGGGTGCCCCTGGCCTTGCTCCTCAAGGAGGCGGGGGTGAAGCCCGAGGCCAAGTGGCTCATCCCCGAGGGCATGGATGCCGCTGCCTACACCCGCTCCCTGCCCCTGGAGAAGGCCATGGAGGATGTGCTGGTGGCCTACGCCCAAAACGGCGAGGCCTTGCGCCCCGAGCAGGGCTACCCGGTGCGCCTGGTGGTGCCGGGCTGGGAGGGGAGCATCCAGGTGAAGTGGTTGAGGCGCATCCTGGTCACGGATCTGCCGGCCATGGCCAAGGACGAGACCAGCGAGTACACGGACGTGATGGCGGACGGCAAGGTCTGGGCCTTCACCTGGATCATGGACCCCGAGTCCATCATCACCTACCCCTCCGGCTTGCAGCAGATCAAGCCGGGCTTCCACGAGATCCGTGGCCTGGCCTGGAGCGGGTATGGGCGCATCACCAAGGTGGAGATCTCCTTTGACGAGGGTAAGACCTGGCGGCAGGCCACCTTGGAACCCCCGGTGGAGCGCTACGCCTTCGTGCGCTTCAAGATGCCCTGGCACTGGGACGGCAAGGAGGTGGTGCTTTGGAGCCGGGCCTGGGACGAGAAGGGGAACACCCAGCCCACCCGGGAGGAGTTCTTTAAGAAGTGGGGCCGGAACAACCGCTACCACTACAACGCCATCCAGGCCTGGCGGATTCTTTCCGACGGCCGGGTGGTGAACGGGGATAGGCCCCTGGGCCAGCAGGCCTTTGGGCCCATGGGCGGATGCGGCGGGGAGGTGTTTGATGGTTAA
- the ccsA gene encoding cytochrome c biogenesis protein CcsA: MLKAAQPDRPDALTWVFLGLGLLLLPAGLYLALSAPPDVNQGYLARIMYLHVPGAWLGYLAFFVTFLYSLLYLFRQDPRYDRVALASAEIGLVFMGLALVTGMLWARPTWGVYWTWEPRLTTTAILFAVYVGYFLLRGAIEDPELRRKAAAAVGILGFINVPISYMSVKWWRSLHQTQSIDLTTGKIHMDPAMLQALLFNLFVFTLLYLGFVRFRAFLAALEARKEEV; encoded by the coding sequence ATGCTAAAAGCGGCGCAACCCGACCGGCCTGATGCCCTCACCTGGGTTTTCCTGGGGCTAGGGCTTTTGCTCCTGCCCGCGGGGCTTTACCTGGCCCTTTCCGCTCCTCCCGACGTGAACCAGGGCTACCTGGCCCGGATCATGTACCTGCACGTGCCCGGGGCCTGGCTGGGGTACCTGGCCTTTTTCGTTACCTTCCTCTACTCCCTCCTCTACCTCTTCCGCCAAGACCCCCGCTACGACCGGGTAGCCCTGGCCAGCGCCGAAATCGGCCTGGTCTTCATGGGCCTGGCCCTGGTGACGGGGATGCTCTGGGCCCGGCCCACCTGGGGGGTCTACTGGACCTGGGAGCCCCGGCTCACCACCACCGCCATCCTCTTCGCCGTCTACGTGGGCTACTTCCTCCTTAGGGGGGCCATAGAGGACCCAGAGCTTAGGAGAAAGGCGGCGGCGGCGGTGGGCATCTTGGGCTTCATCAACGTACCCATCAGCTACATGTCGGTGAAGTGGTGGCGGAGCCTGCACCAGACCCAGTCCATCGACCTCACCACGGGGAAGATCCACATGGATCCCGCTATGCTCCAGGCCCTCCTCTTCAACCTCTTCGTCTTCACCCTCCTCTACTTGGGCTTTGTCCGCTTCCGGGCCTTTTTGGCGGCCCTCGAGGCCAGGAAGGAGGAGGTGTGA
- the ccdA gene encoding cytochrome c biogenesis protein CcdA, translating into MSVSVAASFLAGVLSFLSPCVLPLVPTYLVYLGGERGRPLFNALFFVLGFGLVFFLLGLPFTLLGGLLFEHRQTLARVGGVVLILFGLYMLGLRPRWGVSLRYEGETARPLGAFLLGATLALGWTPCIGPILGAILTLTAVGGGVGLLLAYILGLAVPFLLVALFAERIKGWLRRAGRLSHYVELFAGAVLLLVGLLLLTGTYSALNSFFLRITPEWLQKYL; encoded by the coding sequence ATGAGCGTTTCCGTGGCGGCTTCGTTTTTGGCGGGGGTGCTCTCCTTTCTCTCCCCTTGCGTGTTGCCCCTGGTGCCCACCTACCTGGTCTACCTGGGGGGGGAGAGGGGGCGCCCCCTTTTCAACGCCCTCTTCTTCGTGCTGGGTTTTGGCCTGGTGTTCTTCCTCTTGGGCCTGCCTTTTACCCTTCTGGGTGGGCTCCTCTTTGAGCACCGCCAGACCTTGGCCCGGGTGGGAGGGGTGGTCCTGATCCTCTTTGGCCTCTACATGCTGGGCCTGAGGCCCCGCTGGGGGGTAAGCTTGCGCTACGAGGGGGAAACCGCCCGCCCCTTGGGGGCTTTCCTCCTGGGGGCTACCTTGGCTCTGGGCTGGACTCCTTGCATCGGGCCCATCCTGGGGGCCATCCTTACCCTCACGGCGGTGGGGGGCGGGGTGGGGCTCCTTTTGGCCTACATCCTGGGCCTGGCGGTGCCCTTTTTGCTGGTGGCCCTCTTCGCTGAGCGCATCAAGGGGTGGCTGAGGCGGGCGGGGCGGCTTTCCCACTATGTGGAGCTCTTCGCAGGGGCGGTGCTTCTCCTGGTGGGGCTCTTGCTCCTCACGGGCACGTATTCCGCCTTGAACAGTTTCTTCCTCAGGATTACCCCGGAGTGGTTGCAGAAGTATCTGTAA